One Cedecea neteri DNA segment encodes these proteins:
- a CDS encoding ATP-binding cassette domain-containing protein produces MSSNDAVIRLQGLVKRFPGLEKPAVASLDCEIHAGAVTGLVGPDGAGKTTLMRMLAGLLQPSEGSASVIGLDPIKDDRALHAELGYMPQKFGLYEDLTVMENLTLYADLRGVTGEQRKSTFARLLEFTSLGPFTERLAGKLSGGMKQKLGLACTLVGQPKVLLLDEPGVGVDPISRRELWQMVHELAGEGMLILWSTSYLDEAEQCREILLMNEGELLYHGAPKALTQKMAGRSLLVSHEQENNRQLLQRALKLPQVSDGVIQGRSVRLILAKEAKVNELANALNVPESSLKETDPRFEDAFIDLLGGAAANESPLGDILHTVDGESGETVIQAEELTKKFGDFAATDHVNFAVKRGEIFGLLGPNGAGKSTTFKMMCGLLVPTSGKALVLDMDLKTSSGKARQHLGYMAQKFSLYGNLTVAQNLRFFSGVYGLRGRAQQDKIARMSEAFALQPIANSTTDSLPLGFKQRLALACSLMHEPDILFLDEPTSGVDPITRREFWLHINSMVEKGVTVMVTTHFMDEAEYCDRIGLVYRGKLIASGTPDDLKQQIADDDTPDPTMEQAFIGLIHEWDKEHSDERT; encoded by the coding sequence ATGAGCAGCAATGACGCGGTCATTCGCCTGCAGGGGCTGGTGAAGCGTTTTCCTGGCCTTGAAAAACCGGCCGTCGCCAGCCTGGATTGCGAAATTCATGCGGGGGCTGTAACCGGCCTGGTCGGCCCGGACGGCGCGGGGAAAACCACGTTAATGAGGATGCTGGCAGGGCTACTGCAACCGAGCGAAGGCAGTGCCTCAGTGATCGGCCTGGACCCGATTAAAGACGACCGCGCTTTGCACGCAGAACTGGGCTACATGCCGCAGAAATTTGGCCTGTACGAAGATTTAACGGTAATGGAAAACCTGACGCTCTATGCCGACCTGCGCGGCGTGACCGGGGAGCAGCGTAAAAGCACCTTTGCCCGGCTGCTGGAATTCACCTCTCTCGGGCCGTTTACCGAACGGCTGGCGGGCAAACTCTCAGGTGGGATGAAGCAAAAACTTGGCCTCGCCTGCACGCTCGTCGGCCAGCCAAAAGTCCTTTTGCTGGATGAACCTGGCGTAGGCGTTGACCCCATATCCCGGCGTGAACTGTGGCAAATGGTGCACGAGCTGGCGGGCGAAGGCATGCTGATCCTCTGGAGCACATCGTATCTCGATGAGGCCGAGCAGTGCCGGGAAATTCTGCTGATGAACGAAGGCGAGCTGCTCTATCACGGCGCGCCGAAAGCGCTGACGCAGAAGATGGCCGGACGTTCACTGCTGGTCAGCCACGAGCAAGAGAATAATCGCCAGCTACTTCAGCGCGCGCTGAAGCTGCCGCAGGTCAGCGACGGCGTGATTCAAGGCCGCTCGGTGCGGCTGATCCTTGCCAAAGAGGCGAAAGTGAACGAGCTGGCAAATGCTCTGAACGTGCCCGAATCCAGCCTAAAAGAAACCGACCCGCGCTTTGAAGACGCGTTTATTGATTTACTGGGTGGCGCCGCCGCGAACGAATCTCCGCTGGGCGATATTCTTCATACCGTTGACGGCGAGTCCGGCGAGACGGTGATTCAGGCCGAAGAGTTAACCAAAAAGTTCGGCGACTTTGCCGCCACCGACCACGTTAACTTTGCCGTTAAACGCGGTGAAATCTTCGGACTGCTTGGCCCCAACGGCGCCGGCAAGTCCACCACCTTCAAGATGATGTGCGGTTTGTTAGTCCCCACTTCGGGCAAAGCGCTGGTGCTGGATATGGATTTGAAAACCAGCTCCGGCAAAGCACGCCAGCACCTGGGCTACATGGCGCAAAAATTCTCCCTCTACGGCAACCTAACGGTGGCACAAAACCTCCGTTTCTTCTCCGGCGTTTATGGCCTTCGTGGCCGAGCCCAGCAGGACAAAATTGCCCGCATGAGCGAGGCGTTTGCGCTGCAGCCTATCGCCAATAGCACGACAGATTCTCTGCCGCTGGGCTTTAAGCAGCGGCTGGCGCTTGCCTGCTCGTTGATGCACGAACCGGATATTCTGTTTCTCGACGAACCGACATCCGGCGTGGATCCCATTACCCGCCGCGAGTTCTGGCTGCATATCAACAGCATGGTAGAGAAAGGCGTGACGGTGATGGTGACCACTCACTTTATGGATGAGGCCGAATACTGCGACCGCATCGGGCTGGTATACCGGGGCAAGCTGATTGCCAGCGGCACGCCGGACGACCTGAAGCAGCAGATAGCGGATGACGACACGCCCGACCCCACCATGGAGCAGGCGTTTATCGGGCTGATTCACGAATGGGATAAGGAGCACAGCGATGAGCGAACATAG
- the hlyD gene encoding secretion protein HlyD codes for MNNKKPVIAVIVIVALVAAAFGGWKWYQSRQNSELTLYGNVDIRTVNLSFRVGGRLAALEVDEGDAIKTGEPLGLIDKAPYENALRQAEANVAAAQAKYDLIIAGYRDEEIAQAAAQVNQAQAAYDYAQNFYQRQQGLWATKTISANDLANARSSSDQAKATLKAAQDKLSQYRSGNRPQEIAQAQASLQQAKAQLAQSQLDLQDTTLIAPSDGTLLTRAVEPGSMLNAGSTVLTLSLTRPVWVRAYIDETNLGQAKPGSELLIYTDGRPDKPYHGKVGFVSPTAEFTPKTVETPDLRTDLVYRLRIIVTDADDALRQGMPVTVKFNGGTQHEQQ; via the coding sequence ATGAACAATAAGAAGCCGGTGATTGCCGTGATTGTGATTGTAGCGCTCGTGGCTGCGGCATTTGGCGGCTGGAAATGGTATCAGAGCCGGCAAAACAGCGAGCTAACGCTCTACGGCAACGTAGATATCCGCACCGTTAATTTGAGTTTCCGCGTGGGGGGAAGACTCGCGGCGCTTGAAGTTGATGAAGGTGATGCGATCAAAACCGGTGAACCGCTGGGACTGATAGATAAAGCGCCCTATGAAAACGCGTTGCGCCAGGCTGAAGCCAACGTTGCGGCCGCCCAGGCCAAATACGATTTGATTATTGCAGGCTACCGCGATGAAGAAATAGCCCAGGCGGCGGCACAGGTAAACCAGGCGCAGGCAGCCTATGATTACGCGCAAAACTTCTACCAGCGCCAACAAGGTCTGTGGGCAACCAAAACCATCTCAGCGAATGATTTAGCCAACGCCCGCTCATCCAGCGACCAGGCAAAAGCCACGCTGAAAGCCGCCCAGGATAAACTCAGCCAGTACCGCAGCGGCAACCGCCCTCAGGAAATCGCTCAGGCGCAGGCCAGCCTTCAGCAAGCCAAAGCGCAGCTGGCTCAGTCGCAGCTAGATCTGCAGGATACCACGCTGATTGCGCCTTCTGACGGTACGCTGCTGACCCGTGCGGTTGAGCCAGGCAGCATGCTAAACGCGGGCAGCACGGTTCTCACCCTGTCGCTCACTCGCCCGGTGTGGGTTCGCGCCTATATCGACGAAACCAACCTCGGGCAGGCCAAACCCGGCAGCGAGCTGCTGATTTATACCGATGGCCGCCCGGACAAGCCTTACCATGGCAAAGTGGGATTTGTATCTCCGACGGCCGAGTTCACCCCGAAAACCGTTGAAACCCCGGATTTGCGCACGGATTTAGTCTACCGCTTGCGCATTATCGTGACCGATGCAGATGACGCGCTACGTCAGGGCATGCCCGTTACGGTGAAATTCAACGGTGGAACTCAGCATGAGCAGCAATGA